One part of the bacterium genome encodes these proteins:
- a CDS encoding oligosaccharide flippase family protein, with the protein MISKQFFKSSTVYSIVGALPLAWGFILLPFYTSLLTPADFAAFALYTGFSALIQILVNAGLDSYLVVHYTEFRDDVAGACRQVGTTVLALLAIGAVFVLLSVTSGSAVFRALFRDGSLMFFPYGFMSVLTAIFNSFFKTYTHLLIYQQRVRRFFWANLVNTVLILALSLSGLYLFPFTLIGPMWGRLLSGLSIFLLALYWFLVEFGLSFQRDLIKGMLRYCYPLLIYFVLVWVFTYIDRFLINHFLSKQDVAVFDFAVKCTFLLEFMQMGLANSIYPRVFVLWRTPDSKEQSAEVSRYFHVFSALSLLAIPLFVLTIPLLVPLVVSNATYFTAFDYLLVLSLGFATRALYHLYLAPFSLFKKTARLPMPTLLSALFQVALTVVMVKQLGLIGAVWANLLAKIGQVFFLAIWGRTILPGSYNKIKMIVLPALYVVTALVLEYTLPLAIWPRHIVIAVLLCGLVFWFYWREIDAFILTRKKNPSLPMSPL; encoded by the coding sequence ATGATCTCAAAACAATTCTTTAAATCTTCCACGGTCTATTCCATCGTCGGCGCCTTGCCGCTGGCGTGGGGCTTTATCCTCCTGCCTTTTTACACCAGTCTGTTGACGCCCGCGGATTTTGCCGCTTTTGCGCTTTATACCGGATTTTCCGCGTTGATTCAGATTCTGGTCAACGCCGGCCTGGATTCTTACCTGGTGGTGCATTACACTGAATTCCGCGATGATGTGGCAGGGGCATGCCGTCAGGTGGGCACTACGGTTCTCGCGCTGCTGGCCATTGGAGCCGTTTTTGTGCTGCTCTCCGTCACCTCCGGTTCTGCGGTTTTTCGCGCCCTGTTCCGTGATGGCTCTCTGATGTTTTTTCCCTATGGATTCATGTCGGTCCTGACTGCGATTTTCAACAGCTTTTTTAAAACCTACACCCACCTGTTAATCTACCAGCAGCGTGTCCGTCGCTTCTTTTGGGCCAATCTGGTTAACACCGTGCTCATCCTTGCGTTGAGTCTGAGCGGTCTGTACCTGTTTCCGTTCACGCTGATCGGCCCCATGTGGGGCCGTCTGCTCTCCGGTTTGTCCATCTTTCTATTGGCGCTCTATTGGTTTCTCGTTGAATTTGGCCTTTCCTTTCAACGCGACCTGATCAAGGGCATGTTGCGCTATTGTTATCCGCTGCTGATCTATTTCGTCCTGGTGTGGGTGTTCACCTATATCGATCGTTTTCTCATCAACCATTTTTTATCCAAGCAGGATGTCGCGGTCTTCGATTTTGCGGTGAAATGCACTTTCCTGCTTGAATTTATGCAGATGGGTCTGGCCAATTCCATTTATCCCAGAGTGTTCGTCTTATGGCGAACGCCGGACTCGAAGGAACAGTCTGCGGAGGTGAGCAGATACTTCCACGTTTTCTCCGCATTATCACTACTCGCCATCCCTTTGTTTGTATTGACGATCCCACTGCTGGTTCCGCTGGTGGTGAGCAACGCAACCTATTTCACAGCCTTTGATTACCTGTTGGTGCTCAGTCTGGGATTCGCCACCCGCGCGCTTTATCATCTCTATTTGGCTCCTTTTTCCCTGTTCAAGAAAACCGCCCGCCTGCCCATGCCGACGCTGCTCTCCGCCCTATTCCAAGTCGCCCTCACCGTGGTGATGGTAAAGCAACTGGGTCTGATCGGCGCTGTATGGGCCAATCTGCTGGCCAAGATCGGCCAGGTGTTCTTTCTGGCGATTTGGGGCAGAACCATATTGCCCGGAAGCTACAACAAGATTAAAATGATCGTTCTGCCGGCTCTCTATGTGGTAACCGCCCTGGTGCTGGAATATACTCTGCCGCTGGCGATTTGGCCACGTCATATTGTAATCGCCGTGCTCTTGTGCGGATTGGTGTTCTGGTTTTATTGGCGGGAGATCGACGCCTTTATCCTGACAAGAAAGAAAAATCCCTCTCTGCCGATGTCCCCCTTGTAA
- a CDS encoding T9SS type A sorting domain-containing protein produces MKKLLLLLFSMAGPAVAQILFHDQTALYHYNAPSYQVTTLADYDRDGDLDFFQANVFGPAFLFLNNREQGLANVIEGSGLDPHAPTATGCWADFNNDGWTDLFVSGYTARNRMYQNKGNVEFAEIAGSLPPEPEDKLTYTAALADYDRDGFVDIFIVNFTEGNKDQLLHNNGDMTFTDVAAQTGFSAFGNGKSRCAAWCDYDQDGDADLFVGGQRHSALFVNQGDGVFQPIELFIYDTRAAVWADHDQDGDFDLTVCSSGSNNPMILVNDGQGNLASGVPLPGFAGFSPSYTPLWEDWDNDADLDLTLFGNSETGTGLRLLQNLGHDQYRDVAASAGFNTDHNGFSINAADLNNDGHVDLLLHDYQQVKSFIYVNQSAANHWIQLLLTGKQSNYSAIGSIVHLFFAGRHQVFQMEVNGPTSNSPILEFGLGSLTSLDSLAIYWPSGRIQRRYHIAADQRLQITESDTVSGLDVAIERIVAPLPLVSSGEIIPAVVLKNYGSATAQDLWAHCLIDSSGITIYNGLLNIGQMASMDTLLVQFDPWTPTIRSAYHAHFAIYLVGDLRPANNAWSATVRSVLDHDVGILSINAPRNGAIASYPVNPEIEIENAGLYAAGPFNAICEITNEGHTVVYHNTYMTPTMAAGSKRLITFAPWTPSDLGPFTFRFEITNSPDQFPADNKAIVTAALATEIAEKDNMQPDRFLLASNYPNPFNSATTLSVSVPAAGRLTLRLFNSAGRPVWTWHSQRVEKGEQRIFWNGENQHSEPAASGLYLYRIEFEDEKGMEQSVTGKMLMVR; encoded by the coding sequence ATGAAAAAACTATTGCTGCTGTTATTTTCCATGGCCGGTCCCGCAGTGGCGCAGATCCTTTTTCACGATCAAACCGCCCTCTATCACTACAACGCCCCCTCCTACCAGGTAACCACATTAGCAGACTATGATCGCGACGGCGATCTGGATTTTTTTCAAGCCAATGTGTTCGGACCGGCTTTTCTTTTCCTCAATAACCGCGAACAGGGCCTGGCCAACGTCATCGAAGGGTCTGGACTCGATCCCCATGCGCCGACAGCCACCGGCTGCTGGGCGGATTTCAACAACGATGGCTGGACAGACCTCTTTGTGAGCGGCTATACGGCGCGCAATCGCATGTACCAGAACAAAGGCAACGTAGAATTTGCAGAGATCGCCGGAAGCCTGCCGCCTGAGCCGGAGGACAAACTGACCTACACGGCCGCTCTAGCTGATTACGACCGGGATGGTTTTGTGGACATCTTTATTGTCAATTTCACAGAGGGGAACAAAGACCAACTGCTGCATAACAACGGCGACATGACCTTTACCGACGTCGCCGCCCAGACCGGCTTTTCCGCATTCGGCAACGGCAAGTCCCGCTGCGCCGCCTGGTGCGATTACGATCAGGACGGCGATGCGGATCTGTTCGTCGGCGGCCAAAGACACTCCGCTCTGTTTGTCAACCAAGGCGACGGTGTTTTTCAGCCCATTGAACTCTTTATTTACGATACCCGGGCTGCCGTATGGGCAGACCATGATCAGGATGGTGATTTTGATCTTACCGTGTGCAGCAGTGGTTCGAACAATCCCATGATTCTGGTAAACGATGGCCAAGGAAACCTCGCTTCAGGGGTACCGCTTCCAGGCTTTGCCGGCTTTTCTCCCTCTTACACGCCGCTCTGGGAGGACTGGGACAACGATGCGGACCTCGACCTGACACTGTTCGGCAATTCGGAGACCGGCACGGGATTGCGACTGCTGCAGAACCTTGGCCACGACCAATACCGTGACGTCGCCGCTTCAGCCGGATTCAACACCGATCATAACGGCTTTAGCATCAATGCGGCGGACCTGAACAACGATGGCCACGTCGATCTTTTACTTCACGACTACCAACAGGTGAAAAGTTTTATCTATGTGAATCAATCCGCGGCAAACCATTGGATTCAACTGCTGCTGACCGGCAAACAAAGCAATTATTCCGCCATCGGCAGTATCGTGCATCTGTTTTTCGCTGGCCGGCATCAAGTGTTTCAGATGGAGGTCAACGGCCCCACCAGCAACAGCCCGATCCTCGAGTTCGGCCTGGGCTCTTTGACCTCGCTGGACAGTCTGGCTATCTACTGGCCCTCCGGCCGGATCCAGCGTCGTTACCACATTGCGGCGGATCAGCGTCTGCAGATCACGGAATCCGACACGGTCAGCGGCTTGGACGTGGCCATCGAGCGCATCGTGGCGCCGCTGCCGCTTGTTTCATCAGGCGAAATCATACCGGCGGTGGTTTTGAAAAACTATGGCAGCGCGACCGCACAAGATCTGTGGGCCCACTGTCTCATCGATTCGAGCGGCATTACCATTTACAACGGCCTGTTGAACATTGGACAGATGGCGTCCATGGATACGCTCCTGGTCCAGTTTGATCCATGGACTCCGACCATCCGCAGCGCGTATCATGCCCATTTCGCCATTTATCTGGTCGGAGATCTGCGTCCGGCCAACAACGCGTGGTCAGCGACCGTGCGCTCGGTCCTTGATCACGATGTCGGCATCCTCAGTATAAATGCGCCGCGCAACGGGGCGATCGCAAGCTATCCGGTAAACCCGGAGATTGAGATCGAAAACGCAGGTCTTTATGCCGCCGGACCTTTTAACGCCATATGTGAAATAACGAACGAGGGCCATACGGTCGTCTATCATAACACCTATATGACGCCGACCATGGCGGCGGGGTCCAAGCGCCTTATCACCTTTGCACCGTGGACGCCGTCCGACCTTGGACCATTCACTTTCCGTTTCGAAATAACTAATTCGCCGGATCAGTTTCCGGCAGACAACAAGGCCATCGTAACGGCCGCACTGGCAACAGAGATCGCGGAAAAAGACAACATGCAACCCGACCGCTTCCTGCTGGCGTCCAATTATCCCAACCCGTTTAACAGCGCCACCACCCTCAGCGTGAGCGTTCCGGCCGCAGGCCGCTTGACCCTGCGGCTGTTCAACAGCGCCGGCCGGCCGGTGTGGACCTGGCACAGCCAAAGAGTCGAGAAGGGAGAACAGCGCATTTTCTGGAACGGAGAGAACCAGCATTCCGAACCCGCGGCGTCGGGGCTCTATTTATATCGTATCGAGTTTGAGGACGAAAAGGGAATGGAACAAAGCGTTACCGGCAAGATGCTGATGGTGAGATAA
- a CDS encoding class I SAM-dependent methyltransferase, which produces MSLDSIVRLHQVKQFDEYFSSSNQAVAEKIPLRPGRILDIGCAEGALAEQVMREKQPEAYEGIEILPHIAEKAKTILNRVYVGSAEQVVPELAPQSYDWIIMADSLEHMVDPWEILRQVARLLKPGGRLILSIPNIRNLNVIIDLFLRGRWTYKPWGIMDQGHLRFFTLSSLQDLLTEQNYQIISCTSNPRNRWKRLPGKAAARVLSWLIGQPSAYEEFITVQWIVEAKKLGV; this is translated from the coding sequence GTGTCTCTGGACTCTATCGTCAGACTCCATCAAGTCAAACAGTTTGATGAATATTTTTCCTCCAGCAACCAGGCCGTTGCAGAAAAGATCCCCCTGCGTCCTGGCCGCATATTGGACATCGGCTGCGCCGAAGGCGCCCTGGCTGAGCAGGTGATGCGGGAAAAACAACCCGAGGCCTACGAGGGCATCGAGATTCTGCCGCATATTGCCGAAAAAGCCAAAACGATTTTGAATCGAGTGTATGTCGGTTCAGCGGAGCAGGTTGTTCCTGAGCTGGCGCCGCAAAGCTATGATTGGATCATCATGGCCGATTCTTTGGAGCACATGGTCGATCCCTGGGAGATTCTGCGGCAGGTTGCCCGGTTGCTCAAGCCCGGCGGGCGGCTGATACTCAGCATTCCAAATATTCGCAATCTGAACGTGATCATCGATCTGTTTCTGCGTGGCCGCTGGACTTACAAGCCGTGGGGCATCATGGACCAGGGTCATCTCCGTTTCTTCACCCTCTCCTCGCTGCAGGATCTATTAACCGAGCAGAACTATCAGATCATCAGCTGCACTTCTAATCCGCGCAACCGCTGGAAGAGATTGCCCGGCAAGGCGGCCGCGCGCGTGCTCTCCTGGCTCATCGGCCAGCCCTCGGCCTATGAAGAGTTCATCACCGTGCAATGGATTGTGGAGGCGAAAAAACTAGGCGTTTGA
- a CDS encoding glycosyltransferase — protein sequence MRRSVVSSRAITKKRKDMNEPLVTIITPTYNHEAFIAECIQSVLDQSYAHWEMIVVDDGSSDRTGQIVRTFSDRDPRIRYLHQANVGVFRLCETYNRAFAESRGEYIAILEGDDLWEADKLRRQVNALALHPECVLAWGKARVVNRDRSEIIRQLPEEKAKEKKYYSNQPPGSFLNILLYVNCIPAMTLMIRREALQRMGGFIQSHGLPLVDIPTLMSLCLMGEFFYDPQPLGCWRHYIGQTTKTYLADSLKKACALSLQFYDALDPQVQSRLVVNRDSIKKYFHSAVQIAYARMGRYKLIQKDAAGARKDYVTAMFYRGACNPLWRLRSLIGYLFSFFGWDVEGLARTLGRPSYKS from the coding sequence ATGCGACGCTCCGTCGTCTCATCGAGGGCCATCACTAAAAAGCGTAAAGACATGAACGAGCCGCTGGTAACCATTATCACCCCCACCTACAACCATGAAGCGTTTATCGCTGAGTGCATCCAATCCGTGCTGGATCAGTCCTATGCACACTGGGAGATGATCGTTGTCGATGACGGCAGCAGCGACCGGACCGGGCAGATCGTACGGACTTTCAGCGACCGAGATCCACGCATCCGCTATCTGCATCAGGCGAACGTCGGTGTTTTTCGTCTCTGCGAAACCTACAACCGGGCGTTCGCTGAAAGCCGGGGTGAGTATATCGCCATTCTGGAGGGAGATGACCTCTGGGAGGCGGACAAACTGCGGCGACAGGTGAACGCATTAGCGTTGCATCCGGAATGCGTGCTGGCCTGGGGCAAGGCCCGCGTCGTCAATCGCGATCGATCCGAAATCATCCGTCAGCTGCCTGAAGAAAAGGCGAAGGAGAAAAAATACTATTCCAATCAGCCGCCTGGAAGTTTTCTCAACATTCTGTTGTATGTCAACTGCATTCCGGCCATGACCTTGATGATCCGGCGGGAGGCATTGCAGCGCATGGGTGGTTTCATTCAGAGCCACGGCTTGCCGCTGGTGGACATTCCCACGCTGATGTCGCTGTGTCTGATGGGCGAATTTTTCTACGATCCGCAGCCTCTGGGATGCTGGCGCCACTACATCGGACAGACGACGAAAACCTATTTGGCCGATAGTCTGAAAAAAGCTTGTGCACTCAGTCTGCAGTTCTACGATGCGCTCGATCCCCAGGTGCAGAGCCGACTGGTGGTGAATCGGGACTCGATTAAAAAATATTTTCATTCCGCTGTACAGATTGCGTATGCGCGCATGGGCCGGTACAAGTTGATTCAAAAGGATGCGGCCGGTGCGAGAAAGGATTATGTGACCGCGATGTTCTATCGCGGCGCCTGCAATCCGTTGTGGCGCCTGCGTAGCCTGATCGGCTATCTATTCAGTTTTTTCGGCTGGGATGTAGAGGGGCTGGCGCGTACTCTGGGAAGACCAAGTTATAAATCATGA
- the trxB gene encoding thioredoxin-disulfide reductase, whose amino-acid sequence MRNVIIIGSGPAGLTAAIYAGRANLQPLVISGMERGGQVTLTNDLENYPGFPNGLGGFEMYQLLEQQAIKFGAEMLYEVVTEVELEGEIKKVKTADQVYEAKTVIVATGSNPKRLGVPGEDSYIGKGVSYCATCDGFFFSGKHVAVIGGGNSALDEGLFLTRFAARVTLIHRRDRLRADAILQERAKANEKMDFIWDSVVEEVMGQGSVNALKLRNVKTGATMDFPVDGVFVFIGHHPNTDLFVGKLQLDEGGYLVTDRRMHTNLPGVFGCGDVQDSVYRQAITAAGTGCQAAIEAERYIAEHAGTAYPGR is encoded by the coding sequence ATGCGTAATGTGATTATCATCGGGTCCGGTCCTGCCGGCCTGACTGCCGCTATTTATGCGGGCCGCGCCAATCTGCAGCCGTTGGTGATTTCGGGCATGGAACGCGGCGGACAGGTGACCCTGACCAATGATCTGGAGAACTATCCCGGCTTTCCCAACGGTCTGGGCGGATTCGAGATGTACCAGCTGCTGGAACAGCAGGCGATCAAGTTCGGCGCGGAGATGCTCTATGAGGTGGTCACTGAAGTCGAACTGGAGGGCGAGATCAAGAAAGTGAAAACCGCGGATCAGGTCTATGAGGCCAAAACCGTGATCGTGGCCACCGGATCAAATCCAAAGCGGCTGGGCGTTCCGGGTGAAGATTCCTATATCGGCAAAGGGGTGTCCTATTGCGCAACTTGCGATGGCTTTTTTTTCAGCGGCAAGCATGTGGCGGTGATCGGCGGCGGCAACAGTGCGTTGGATGAAGGGTTGTTTCTCACCCGTTTTGCCGCTAGAGTGACCCTGATCCATCGTCGTGACCGTTTGCGCGCGGATGCGATTCTTCAGGAGCGCGCTAAAGCCAACGAAAAGATGGATTTCATTTGGGATTCGGTCGTGGAAGAGGTCATGGGACAAGGATCTGTAAACGCTTTAAAGTTGAGGAATGTCAAGACCGGCGCGACTATGGATTTTCCGGTGGACGGCGTGTTTGTGTTCATCGGCCATCATCCCAACACTGATCTGTTTGTCGGCAAGCTGCAGCTGGATGAGGGCGGCTATCTGGTGACCGACCGGCGCATGCATACCAATCTCCCCGGCGTGTTCGGTTGCGGCGATGTGCAGGATTCTGTGTATCGCCAGGCCATTACAGCAGCAGGGACCGGTTGCCAGGCTGCGATCGAAGCGGAACGCTATATCGCGGAGCATGCAGGTACAGCGTATCCTGGAAGATAA
- a CDS encoding glycosyltransferase family 4 protein, with translation MGQILFIKPANSSFMIKDEGFLASQYEIKSFLYRYGNAWRHLRSLLALSVWLFRRLPAADVVFVWFADYHSWLPVLLSRLLGKKSLLVLGGYDVACVPEFNYGVFVRPFRGWCARRSMRNAGYLLPVAKAMIQEIAEQAGPIPGVILPTPTGYSSKMWFPQGDKNEKMVLTVSAGQDLNRLKIKGLDLFAATAEQCPDYDFVIVGLQGKARQALENLRISNLRLVGPLGIESLREYYQKANIYMQLSLREGLPNAVIEAMLCECVAIGSRSGGIPEAIGPAGFILDERTPQAAAAALRQAMAVAPELRSRSRHWAQSNFSEERRHATLRRLIEGHH, from the coding sequence ATGGGACAAATACTTTTCATCAAGCCGGCCAACAGCAGTTTTATGATCAAGGATGAGGGTTTTCTGGCCTCGCAGTATGAGATTAAAAGCTTCTTATACCGCTATGGCAACGCCTGGCGGCACCTTCGCAGCCTGCTGGCTCTGTCCGTCTGGCTGTTCCGCCGTCTGCCGGCGGCTGATGTTGTATTCGTCTGGTTTGCCGACTATCACAGCTGGTTGCCGGTGCTGCTCTCCCGGCTGCTGGGCAAAAAAAGCCTGCTGGTGCTGGGCGGCTATGATGTCGCCTGCGTGCCCGAGTTCAACTATGGGGTTTTTGTCCGCCCGTTTCGTGGCTGGTGCGCTCGACGCAGCATGCGCAATGCCGGCTATCTTTTGCCTGTGGCCAAAGCCATGATCCAGGAGATCGCCGAACAGGCAGGTCCCATTCCAGGCGTTATTCTGCCCACACCCACCGGCTACTCCAGCAAAATGTGGTTTCCCCAGGGTGACAAGAACGAAAAGATGGTGCTCACCGTATCGGCAGGTCAGGATTTAAACCGCCTGAAAATAAAAGGATTGGACCTTTTTGCCGCAACGGCTGAACAATGTCCGGATTACGATTTTGTAATTGTCGGTCTGCAGGGAAAGGCGCGACAAGCTCTTGAAAATTTACGGATAAGTAATCTGCGACTGGTGGGTCCCCTCGGCATCGAGTCGCTCCGCGAGTATTACCAAAAAGCAAATATCTATATGCAGCTGTCGCTGCGGGAAGGTCTGCCCAACGCAGTGATCGAAGCCATGTTGTGCGAATGCGTAGCGATCGGCAGCCGGAGCGGCGGAATTCCTGAGGCCATTGGTCCGGCCGGTTTTATTCTTGACGAGAGAACGCCGCAGGCCGCAGCCGCAGCGCTGCGCCAGGCCATGGCGGTTGCGCCGGAACTTCGCAGCCGGTCGCGGCATTGGGCGCAAAGCAACTTTTCTGAAGAGCGGCGTCATGCGACGCTCCGTCGTCTCATCGAGGGCCATCACTAA